Within Actinoplanes sp. L3-i22, the genomic segment CACTTCGGCGACGGGCTGCGCGACGACTTCGTGACCGTGCTGCGGATGCCGGTCCCACCCGACGTCGAGGGCTGGGTGCTGCTGTTCAACCGGCACCGGAACCTGTTCAGCGACGACGACCTGAGCCTGCTGGCCGAGCTCGGCGGGCAGGCCGGGATCCTCGCCGAACGGCAGGCGGTGACGGTCCGCGAGCGCCGGCTGGCCTCCGAGCTGAGCCGCTCGGTGAACGCGCTGACCAAGGCGAACGAGGCGAAGAGCAACTTCCTGGCGAACATGAGCCACGAGTTGCGGACGCCGCTCAACGCGATCATCGGGTTCAGCGACCTGATGCGGCTGGAGGACCCGGAGGGCGACCGCCGCCGGGTGCCGGCCGACTGGGTCGACCACATCCACAGCAGCGGCCGGCACCTGCTCGGCCTGATCAACGACATCCTGGACCTGGCCAAGGTGGAGGCCGGCCGGATGGACCTGCGGCTCGCCCCGGTCCGGGTGGACACCGCGATCGAGGAGCTGCTCACCTCGCTCGCGCCGCTCTTCGCCGACAAGCGGCTGACCGTGCTGGCCGAGCTGGCCGAGATCACCGCGCTCGCCGACCGGCTCCGGCTGCGGCAGATCGTGGAGAACCTGCTCTCCAACGCGATCAAGTTCACCCCGCCGGAGGGCACCGTCACGATCACCATGACCGGGACCGAGACCGACGTCCACGTGACCGTCTCGGACACCGGGGTGGGCATCGCCGACCAGGACGCGGAACGGGTCTTCGAGGAGTTCCAGCAGGTCGGTGACCCGGACCGGCGCCAGGCCGGGACCGGCCTGGGCCTGGCGCTGACGCGCCGGCTGGTGGAGGCGCACCGCGGCGAGATCACCCTGACCTCGGTGCCGGGTCAGGGCAGTTCCTTCACGGTACGGCTACCGGCCGCGCCGGTGGCCCGGTCCAGCGCCGCCGGGGCGGCCGACGCGCCGTACGTCCTGCTGATCGAGGACGACCCGCACTCGGCCGAGCTGATGCAGACCCAGCTGAGCAACGCCGGCTACCGCGTCGAGGTGGCCGGCACCGGGGAGAGCGGCCTCGCCGTCGCCCGCGCCCACAAGCCGGACGCCATCGTGCTCGACGTGGAGCTGCCCGGGATCTCCGGCTGGGAGGTGATCCGCCGGCTCAAGGCCGACGCGGCGCTCTCCTGCGTGCCGGTCTTCTTCGCCAGCATCCTGGACGAGGCCGCGGCCGGGCTGGCCCTCGGCGCGCACGACTACTTCATCAAGCCGGTCGACCAGCCGGCCCTGCTCAGCGCGCTGTCCAACGCGATCGCCGCCCGGCCCGCCCCGCGTGTGCTGGTGGTCGACCACGACGACGCGGTCCGTCAGGCGATCGAGGACGGCCTGCGGGCCGGTGGCGCCGACGTGGTCGCCTGCGCGGACGGCCGGGACGGCCTGGCCCGCAGCCGCGCCGAGAACTTCGACCTGATCGTCTGCGACATGCAGTCCCCCTCGGCGGACGGGTTCAGCCTGCTCGCCGCGATCGAGCAGGACCCGACCGGGCGGCACACGCCGATCCTCGGCCTGAGCTCGGCCGCGCTGGCCGAACGCGCCCCCGGTGACAACGCCCCGCTCATCGCGACCGCTCTGGCCGGCGGGGTGGTCGCCGAGGCGATGGCCGGCGGCGCCGGCTGGGACAGCCTGGCCCCGCTGCTCGGGCACCATCCGGCCGGGCACCACCCGATCATGCCGCACCACCCGGCCCACCCGGCGGCCCGGCGCACCCCGGGCGGCGCGCACCCACCGGCCACCGCGATCCACCTGCGCAGCGCGGTACCCACCCGATACGACGTCAAGGAGGAACCGTGAGCGATCCGCACCGCATCCTCCTGGTGGAGGACGAGGAACTGAACCGGATGCTGGTCAAGGCGGTGCTGTCCCGGGCCGGCGTGGACACGGTCCGCAACGCGACGCTGACCGACGCCACCACCCTGAGCCAGGCCCGGGAGAGCGTCCGGGACGGCGACTTCGACCTGATCCTGCTCGACCTGAACCTGCCCGACGGCAACGGCCTCACCCTGGCCCGCGAGCTGGCCGCCGCCGAACCGTCGCCGGACCGGCCGAAACCGGTGGTGGTCGCGGTGACCGCGAGCGTGCTGCCGCAGGACCAGAAGGCCGCCCTGGACGCCGGGTGCGACGACTTCCTGGACAAGCCGTACGCCGCCGCCGACCTGGTCGCGACGGTGGCCCGGCACCTGAAAAGCTAGTCGTCCGACGGGCTAGGCGGCGTTCTTCAGGGCGACCTTCTCGGCGTACATCGCCGCGTCCGCGTCGGCGAGCAGGTGGTCGGCGTTCGGCCGGTCCAGCGGCGTCCACGCCGAGACCCCGACGCTGACCCCGAAGGACAGGCTCTCGCCCCGCCAGCTGACCGGCTCCGCGGCCAGTGCCCGCAGCCGGTCGGCGAAGATCCGCGCGCCGTCCCGGTCGGCCAGACCGGTGGCGAGCACCACGAACTCGTCGCCGCCGATCCGGGCCGCGGTGTCCCCCGCGCTGATCGTCGCGGTCAGCCGCCGGGCGAACTCGGTCAGGATGCGGTCGCCGGCCGCGTGCCCGTACCGGTCGTTGATCTGTTTGAAGCCGTTCAGGTCCATGTAGAAGACCACCGGCCCGAACTCGGCCGCCCGGAACAGCTCCAGCTCCAGCTGGGCGTGCAGCGCCGCCCGGTTCGCCAGCCCGGTCAGCTGGTCGTGCTCGGCCTGATGCGCCAGGGCCGCCTTGATCCGCTCCTGCTCGCGGACCACGAACACGAAGCGGACCAGGATGAACGTGGTCAGCAGCGCGATCGAGACGAGCAGCGAGACCCGGCTGACCAGCGTGCCGAACGAGTGCAGGCCGGTCACCGTGGGCAGCACGACCAGCGCGATCCCGAGGAACACCACGCGCGCCGGGTGCAGCCGCTGGGCGGCCAGGTTGTCCGGCTGCGCGGCCCGTCCCGCGTCGCGGTGCACGATGCCCGCCGCGAGCAGGCCGTTCGCCAGCAGGAGCAGGCCGTCGAAGCGATCCGCCTGCCCGGAGCGGGACAGCTCCGGGAACAGCTGCGGCAGCAGCGAGATGCTGATGTCCCCGATCAGCGTCAGGACCAGCGCCGCGACCAGATAGCGGCCCGGTCCGCGGGTGGCGCCGGGCGCGAACACCAGGATCGCGGTGCCGGCGAAGAACGTCACGTCGCCGAACGGGTACGCCGCCCCGACGAACATCTCCAGCGACAGCCCCGCCCCCTCGGCCGCCGGCAAGATCATGAACTGCCAGAACAGCCAGGCCACCACGGTCGTCAGCGCGGCCGCGTCGAGCATGCCGTCGCGCAGCCGGCCGGGCGCCCGCAGCCGGACCAGCTTGACCATCGCGACCACCAGCAGCGGATAGCCGGAGAGCCAGAGCACGTCCGACGGGGAGACGTTGCCGAGCGGGCCGGCCACCCGGCTCAGCACGTCGTAGAGGACGTCACCGGTCAACCAGACCGTCAAAGCCGCCGTGATCAGCCGGTACGCGCCCCGGCTCGGGCCAGAGATCGCCCGCATCCCGGTCCACGCGGCCGCGACCACGGCGGTGAAGCCGATCAGATAGGCGATGTGGGCGGCGTCGGTGCCCGGCCAGAAGACGGACACCGCGCCGGCGGCCGTGGCGAACGCGGGGACCGCGGGGGCCGGGACACGTCTCATGCGCTCCCTATCGGCCCGCCGCGGGCGATCCTCAGGCGGGCGAGAGCACGATTTCGGCGCGGGCCCGCCCGTCCCGCTCGCTGACGATCGCCAGCACGTCGCCGGCCGGGTCGAACACCGCGTACGGCCCGTCGATGCCGACGGTGTCGAGCGGGCCACCGTGCCGCAGGATCCGGGTCTCCTCCTCGGTCGCGATCCGCTGCGGGAACGCGCGCCGGGCCGCCTCGGCCATCGGGAGGGTGACGACGTCGGGGGCGCGCTCCTCGAGTTGCTCCAGGGTGAGCGCGGTGTCGAGGGTCATCGGGCCGACGGCGGTGCGTCGCAGTGCGGTCAAATGGCCGCCGACCGCGAGGGACGCGCCCAGGTCCCGCGCGATGGCCCGGATGTAGGTGCCGGAGGAGCAGTCGACGTCCACGTCGACGTCGATCACGTCCCCGTCCGGCCGCCGGATGTCCCGCACGTCGATCTTGTGCACGGTGACCCGGCGCGCCGGGATCTCCACGGTCTCGCCGTCCCGGACCAGCTTGTAGGCCCGCTGCCCGTTGATCTTGATGGCGCTGACCGCGCTGGGCACCTGATCGATCGCACCGACCTGCACGGCCAGACCCGCCCGGATCGCCTCGTCGGTCACC encodes:
- a CDS encoding response regulator, giving the protein MSVEWTRLVLLAAEITFAVLFLRALFGYLRRRDPLQGDLTLVFGPCTLVFAIDLAWQTIGDRPAWTGALTAVPLMAQPYLTLRLAARLRHVPRALMAATLLGYLTLAVPLAVLPRPLPPGLIGAEVVYFLTTEVIAAALLFGKARTRTGTNRARLMTAAAATLTFGVMIMLIGAATTGNPEVRAASRVLALASGLGYLIAFVPPRWLRRLASASAAQSITERLLGTPADSPEQVWQTYAEIMRVQTAADAVAVLLPRTDGALEQIGYAGPSLDLPAEPVHADPAALIRPGRPVRLREGDPALLRHFGDGLRDDFVTVLRMPVPPDVEGWVLLFNRHRNLFSDDDLSLLAELGGQAGILAERQAVTVRERRLASELSRSVNALTKANEAKSNFLANMSHELRTPLNAIIGFSDLMRLEDPEGDRRRVPADWVDHIHSSGRHLLGLINDILDLAKVEAGRMDLRLAPVRVDTAIEELLTSLAPLFADKRLTVLAELAEITALADRLRLRQIVENLLSNAIKFTPPEGTVTITMTGTETDVHVTVSDTGVGIADQDAERVFEEFQQVGDPDRRQAGTGLGLALTRRLVEAHRGEITLTSVPGQGSSFTVRLPAAPVARSSAAGAADAPYVLLIEDDPHSAELMQTQLSNAGYRVEVAGTGESGLAVARAHKPDAIVLDVELPGISGWEVIRRLKADAALSCVPVFFASILDEAAAGLALGAHDYFIKPVDQPALLSALSNAIAARPAPRVLVVDHDDAVRQAIEDGLRAGGADVVACADGRDGLARSRAENFDLIVCDMQSPSADGFSLLAAIEQDPTGRHTPILGLSSAALAERAPGDNAPLIATALAGGVVAEAMAGGAGWDSLAPLLGHHPAGHHPIMPHHPAHPAARRTPGGAHPPATAIHLRSAVPTRYDVKEEP
- a CDS encoding response regulator; protein product: MSDPHRILLVEDEELNRMLVKAVLSRAGVDTVRNATLTDATTLSQARESVRDGDFDLILLDLNLPDGNGLTLARELAAAEPSPDRPKPVVVAVTASVLPQDQKAALDAGCDDFLDKPYAAADLVATVARHLKS
- a CDS encoding GGDEF domain-containing protein, producing the protein MRRVPAPAVPAFATAAGAVSVFWPGTDAAHIAYLIGFTAVVAAAWTGMRAISGPSRGAYRLITAALTVWLTGDVLYDVLSRVAGPLGNVSPSDVLWLSGYPLLVVAMVKLVRLRAPGRLRDGMLDAAALTTVVAWLFWQFMILPAAEGAGLSLEMFVGAAYPFGDVTFFAGTAILVFAPGATRGPGRYLVAALVLTLIGDISISLLPQLFPELSRSGQADRFDGLLLLANGLLAAGIVHRDAGRAAQPDNLAAQRLHPARVVFLGIALVVLPTVTGLHSFGTLVSRVSLLVSIALLTTFILVRFVFVVREQERIKAALAHQAEHDQLTGLANRAALHAQLELELFRAAEFGPVVFYMDLNGFKQINDRYGHAAGDRILTEFARRLTATISAGDTAARIGGDEFVVLATGLADRDGARIFADRLRALAAEPVSWRGESLSFGVSVGVSAWTPLDRPNADHLLADADAAMYAEKVALKNAA
- the truB gene encoding tRNA pseudouridine(55) synthase TruB, with the translated sequence MDGLIVVDKGPGMTSHDVVARIRRLAKTRRVGHGGTLDPMATGVLIIGVNRATRLLTYVIGSGKSYAATIRLGQSTITDDAEGDVTATASTAAVTDEAIRAGLAVQVGAIDQVPSAVSAIKINGQRAYKLVRDGETVEIPARRVTVHKIDVRDIRRPDGDVIDVDVDVDCSSGTYIRAIARDLGASLAVGGHLTALRRTAVGPMTLDTALTLEQLEERAPDVVTLPMAEAARRAFPQRIATEEETRILRHGGPLDTVGIDGPYAVFDPAGDVLAIVSERDGRARAEIVLSPA